A part of Arthrobacter dokdonellae genomic DNA contains:
- a CDS encoding ABC transporter substrate-binding protein produces MRMQIKAKSFTVFAIGASLMALTACGGGSPSQPDGKDAASQVVQQKDAAVAAMVPESITSSGTLRVATDPTYAPFESTAADGKTIVGFDPDLANAIAGVLGLKVQFVPTSFDALIPALQAGQVDMALSSIGDTKLREKTVDFATYYWNGTLLLVGKGNPKQLASDRACGVKVGVIRGSLQQTTFLPGQTATCKAAGLAAPTANVFQNAPQAELALQSNRIDAVMLDAPPLADAAAKNPTKFETVGPLLKNPNPGGVALPKNSKLTAAVNAALNKIIASGTYGKLLAKWNLTPIKIEKSEINGALS; encoded by the coding sequence ATGCGCATGCAAATCAAGGCCAAGAGCTTCACGGTTTTTGCCATCGGGGCGAGTTTGATGGCCCTCACCGCCTGTGGCGGCGGTTCGCCGTCGCAACCGGACGGCAAGGATGCCGCATCCCAGGTTGTCCAGCAAAAGGATGCGGCGGTCGCGGCAATGGTGCCCGAGTCCATCACAAGTTCCGGCACGCTCCGAGTTGCCACTGACCCGACGTACGCCCCATTTGAGTCCACGGCCGCTGACGGGAAAACCATTGTTGGCTTCGACCCGGACCTGGCCAATGCCATCGCCGGGGTGCTCGGACTCAAGGTCCAGTTCGTGCCCACTTCCTTTGACGCCCTCATCCCGGCACTGCAGGCAGGGCAGGTTGACATGGCGCTGTCCTCCATCGGCGATACAAAGCTGCGGGAAAAGACGGTGGATTTTGCCACCTACTACTGGAACGGCACCCTCCTGCTGGTGGGCAAGGGCAACCCGAAGCAACTAGCGAGCGACAGGGCCTGCGGCGTCAAGGTCGGGGTCATCCGCGGCTCGCTGCAGCAAACCACCTTCCTGCCGGGACAAACCGCCACATGCAAGGCAGCGGGCCTGGCAGCCCCCACAGCCAACGTCTTCCAAAATGCGCCACAGGCGGAACTTGCCTTGCAGAGCAACCGCATTGACGCAGTCATGCTGGATGCCCCTCCGCTGGCGGATGCCGCAGCCAAGAACCCCACCAAGTTTGAAACGGTGGGGCCGCTGTTGAAGAACCCCAACCCCGGCGGCGTCGCCCTGCCAAAGAACAGCAAGCTCACGGCAGCCGTCAATGCCGCCTTGAACAAAATCATTGCCAGCGGCACCTACGGAAAATTGCTGGCGAAATGGAACCTGACGCCCATCAAGATCGAGAAGTCTGAAATCAATGGGGCGCTGTCGTGA
- a CDS encoding GntR family transcriptional regulator, with the protein MKTSRGAHPVSRQVLADHVYEEILESLMDGRLEPGAQVSIDGTARDLDVSPTPVREALARLEHTGLVVRVALKGYRVAPVFSRDDFANLMDARLVIEPVITQLACQRMTPKLLGDLRQSIVDLKEAPRGPSFAEFRDYLDADERFHRLIAENSGNPFMLAAYEALGGQVQRFRLFGGVGITDADHAIAEHQAVFNAIELGEPEAAAAAMTEHVGRVRQRAMEDAPQA; encoded by the coding sequence ATGAAGACTTCCCGCGGAGCGCATCCCGTCAGCCGCCAGGTCCTGGCCGACCATGTCTACGAGGAGATTCTGGAATCCCTCATGGACGGGCGCCTTGAGCCGGGAGCCCAGGTCAGCATCGACGGCACGGCGCGCGACCTGGATGTCTCGCCGACGCCTGTGCGTGAGGCGCTCGCGCGGTTGGAGCACACAGGACTGGTGGTCAGAGTTGCCCTCAAGGGATACCGGGTGGCACCTGTGTTCTCTCGCGACGACTTTGCCAACCTGATGGATGCCCGTCTGGTCATTGAGCCCGTCATCACCCAGTTGGCGTGCCAGCGGATGACGCCGAAACTGCTGGGGGACTTGCGGCAGTCGATCGTCGACCTCAAGGAGGCGCCGAGGGGGCCGTCCTTTGCGGAATTCCGCGACTACCTTGACGCAGACGAACGCTTCCACCGGCTGATCGCCGAGAACTCCGGCAACCCGTTCATGCTTGCCGCCTACGAGGCCCTGGGTGGTCAGGTTCAGCGGTTCAGGCTCTTCGGCGGGGTGGGCATCACCGATGCCGATCACGCCATCGCAGAGCATCAAGCGGTGTTCAATGCCATCGAACTGGGCGAGCCCGAGGCTGCCGCCGCCGCCATGACAGAGCATGTTGGAAGGGTCCGCCAGCGCGCCATGGAGGACGCGCCGCAGGCCTGA
- a CDS encoding RidA family protein, which yields MSKRAVTTSQAPVPVASYSQAVVVGETVYLAGQGGFNASTRELVGRGIGEQTRQAFGNLAEVLSAAGGTLDDLVSVSVYLADDAEFEGMNEVYGDMFSAPYPARTTVAAGLGPGMRVEIDGVAVLGCAPGKAST from the coding sequence ATGTCCAAGAGGGCGGTAACAACCAGCCAGGCGCCGGTTCCTGTGGCGTCATATTCGCAGGCGGTCGTCGTAGGGGAGACGGTTTATCTGGCAGGGCAGGGCGGCTTTAATGCCTCGACGAGGGAGCTGGTCGGGCGGGGCATCGGGGAGCAGACCCGCCAGGCGTTCGGCAATCTCGCAGAAGTGCTTAGCGCAGCCGGAGGGACTTTGGATGATTTGGTGTCCGTCAGTGTGTACTTGGCCGACGATGCTGAGTTTGAGGGCATGAATGAGGTGTACGGCGACATGTTCTCCGCGCCGTATCCTGCCCGCACGACAGTTGCCGCCGGGCTGGGACCGGGCATGAGGGTTGAGATTGACGGCGTCGCCGTGTTGGGCTGCGCGCCCGGTAAGGCCTCCACCTAG
- a CDS encoding amino acid ABC transporter permease gives MTSPEKLIAAQEGPPPAGKRAPEKVVKLKRPGRWASYLVMAVLAILAIRSVTTNPNFGWPVVAEYFTSPRVLAGLGNTLQLTVAAMVLGLVLGVVLAVMRLSTNPALSAPAGLYIWFFRGTPVFVQLLFWGFISALYPHVGLAIPGGPMLFSLDTNSLITPIVAAILGLGLNEAAYMAEIIRAGIVSVGTGQTEAAHALGMSNFRTLRRVVLPQAMRVIVPPTANNVISMLKTTSLVSVLSFPELLYATQLIYADNFQTIPLLITASIWYLIVTTIMTVGQYYLERHYGRSNRPEGQGMLRRLLQLQSRRGATASATR, from the coding sequence ATGACTTCGCCCGAAAAGCTGATTGCGGCCCAGGAAGGCCCGCCTCCCGCCGGGAAGCGGGCGCCGGAGAAGGTCGTGAAGCTTAAGCGGCCGGGACGCTGGGCGTCCTACCTGGTCATGGCTGTCCTCGCGATTCTGGCCATCCGCTCAGTGACCACGAATCCCAACTTTGGCTGGCCGGTTGTGGCCGAGTACTTCACCTCGCCGCGGGTATTGGCCGGATTGGGCAACACCTTGCAGCTGACGGTGGCCGCGATGGTCCTGGGCCTGGTCCTGGGCGTCGTCCTGGCGGTCATGCGCCTGAGCACCAATCCGGCACTGTCCGCCCCGGCCGGGCTGTATATCTGGTTCTTCCGGGGCACGCCGGTGTTTGTGCAGCTGCTGTTCTGGGGCTTCATCTCCGCGCTCTATCCCCACGTGGGCCTGGCCATCCCCGGCGGCCCCATGCTCTTTTCCCTCGATACGAACTCTCTGATCACCCCGATCGTGGCCGCCATCCTGGGCCTGGGGCTCAACGAGGCCGCGTACATGGCGGAGATCATCCGGGCCGGCATTGTCTCCGTGGGCACGGGACAAACGGAGGCAGCCCACGCCCTGGGCATGTCCAACTTCAGGACGCTGCGGCGGGTGGTCCTGCCCCAGGCCATGCGCGTGATTGTCCCGCCCACCGCCAACAATGTCATCTCGATGCTCAAGACCACCTCACTGGTCAGCGTCCTTTCCTTCCCTGAGCTGCTGTACGCCACACAGCTGATCTACGCCGACAACTTCCAAACCATCCCCCTGTTGATCACGGCCTCGATCTGGTACTTGATCGTGACCACCATCATGACGGTCGGCCAGTACTACCTCGAACGCCATTACGGCCGAAGCAACCGGCCGGAGGGCCAGGGCATGCTGCGCCGGCTGCTGCAACTTCAATCCCGCCGCGGTGCCACCGCCAGCGCCACCCGCTAG
- a CDS encoding FMN reductase, producing the protein MQRTIVVVSAGLGVPSSTRMLADQMAAAVREQLGEMGAEAVLDVVDLRDIAGDIANNMVTGYPGPALADVVDRVSRADAMIAVTPTFSASYSGLFKSFFDVLDPKFLDGMPVLFGATGGSSRHSLVLDTAVRPLFSYLRARTMPTAIYASPEDWGTSGTNALDHRIAQAAGELAAALAPSTTPAPGNTRIPGFAADHKAKRQERAMSDMTSLPFEQLLAQTQAR; encoded by the coding sequence ATGCAGCGCACAATAGTTGTAGTTTCGGCCGGTCTCGGCGTCCCGTCATCAACACGCATGCTCGCGGACCAGATGGCCGCAGCCGTCCGGGAACAGCTCGGCGAGATGGGCGCCGAAGCGGTGCTCGACGTCGTGGACCTTCGGGACATCGCGGGCGACATCGCCAACAACATGGTCACCGGCTACCCGGGCCCGGCCCTGGCCGACGTCGTCGACCGTGTGTCCCGGGCCGACGCGATGATCGCGGTCACGCCCACGTTCAGCGCCTCCTACAGCGGCCTGTTCAAATCCTTCTTCGACGTGCTCGACCCGAAGTTCCTCGATGGCATGCCCGTCCTGTTCGGCGCCACGGGCGGCTCCTCGCGTCACTCGCTGGTGTTGGACACGGCCGTCCGCCCGCTGTTCAGCTACCTGCGAGCACGGACAATGCCCACCGCCATCTACGCGTCGCCCGAGGACTGGGGGACGTCCGGCACCAACGCCTTGGACCACCGCATTGCCCAGGCCGCCGGTGAGTTGGCGGCAGCCTTGGCCCCAAGCACGACGCCGGCGCCCGGGAACACCCGAATTCCCGGCTTTGCCGCGGACCACAAGGCGAAGCGGCAGGAACGGGCCATGTCGGACATGACGTCCCTGCCGTTCGAGCAGCTGCTCGCCCAAACCCAGGCCCGCTAG
- a CDS encoding sugar phosphate isomerase/epimerase family protein has translation MAYTAANWPISAALLQFPGTNAAGRHINDADAGDWVQVFQEVKNAGFENADLTDSWVRPGDLGTARLAEFKQAAAQAEIGIPVISAIRSSVIDAKNWADNLAYSHRTIDAAAELGCEVVSLGLHQALTAEQQKQLWFWTVQGHTDVPGNTETWTDAVVRLRELGGHAAEVGVLLSLEMYEDTYLGTADSSVKLVQDIGLANVGLNPDVGNLVRLHRPIEDWREVLEKTLPYSNYWHVKNYLRDEDVARDSYMAMPAPMESGIINYRDAFRTAISVGFQGIICTEHYGGDGLSVTASNQAYLRSQVLPKHDGYALGTSQVAQGRQQPATAVSV, from the coding sequence ATGGCCTACACAGCCGCCAACTGGCCGATCAGCGCAGCACTGCTGCAATTCCCGGGAACCAACGCGGCCGGCCGGCATATTAACGATGCCGACGCCGGCGACTGGGTCCAGGTGTTCCAGGAGGTCAAGAATGCCGGCTTCGAGAACGCCGACTTGACCGACAGCTGGGTCCGCCCGGGGGACCTGGGCACCGCGCGGCTCGCCGAATTCAAGCAGGCCGCCGCACAGGCGGAGATTGGCATCCCCGTCATCTCGGCCATCCGCAGCAGCGTCATTGACGCGAAGAACTGGGCAGACAACCTGGCCTACAGCCACCGCACCATCGACGCCGCCGCGGAACTCGGCTGCGAGGTCGTCTCCCTCGGCCTCCACCAGGCCCTGACTGCCGAACAGCAAAAGCAGCTCTGGTTTTGGACCGTCCAGGGGCACACCGATGTGCCGGGAAACACGGAAACGTGGACTGACGCCGTTGTCCGTCTCCGCGAATTGGGCGGGCATGCAGCCGAGGTCGGCGTCCTGCTGTCACTGGAAATGTACGAGGACACCTACCTGGGCACGGCCGACTCCTCGGTGAAACTGGTCCAGGACATCGGGCTGGCCAACGTGGGCCTCAACCCGGACGTGGGAAACCTGGTCCGCCTTCACCGCCCCATCGAGGACTGGCGCGAGGTGCTGGAAAAGACCTTGCCCTACTCCAACTACTGGCACGTAAAGAACTACCTCCGCGACGAGGACGTGGCCCGCGACAGCTACATGGCCATGCCCGCGCCCATGGAAAGCGGCATCATCAACTACCGCGACGCGTTCCGCACCGCCATCTCCGTCGGCTTCCAGGGCATCATCTGCACCGAGCACTACGGCGGCGACGGACTGAGCGTGACCGCCAGCAACCAGGCCTACCTGCGCAGCCAGGTCCTGCCCAAGCATGACGGCTATGCACTCGGCACGAGCCAGGTGGCCCAAGGCCGGCAGCAGCCCGCCACAGCCGTGTCCGTCTAA
- a CDS encoding NAD(P)/FAD-dependent oxidoreductase, which produces MKIAVIGAGMIGVSIAAEAAARGAEVTLIDKGFPGSGTSSLSYGWVNSNNKDPQDYFELNRAGMDAHYRLAADGADWFAPTGHVEFATDAEHATELLGRLDRLAELGYAAEKIAPGYARELVPDLVVPAGCEIVAIFPREAHCYPNLYIRARLAEARLHRLRVLAGVGVERLAGTASGAQVVLSDGSTILVDHVVSAAGRWTNSITAAAGLGPVMTDYREPGDVTVGYLAVTNPLSADITRLVTSPELNVRPAGGGRLMLQALDLDATAEPDSTPDAKSPLAAEFTRRLQAMLRNTGNASISELGVGRRAMPADGRSVIGTVAGEPWLYLVATHSGVTLAPLLGAGVVAEIHGEPEPLFDGFRPSRLLEGEHPASLPAPRRPGEQ; this is translated from the coding sequence ATGAAAATCGCAGTAATCGGGGCCGGCATGATCGGTGTGTCCATCGCCGCGGAGGCGGCCGCAAGGGGGGCCGAGGTTACCCTCATAGACAAAGGCTTCCCGGGATCCGGGACGTCGTCGCTGTCCTATGGGTGGGTCAATTCAAACAACAAGGATCCCCAGGACTATTTCGAACTCAACCGTGCAGGCATGGACGCCCATTACCGCCTGGCTGCGGACGGCGCGGACTGGTTTGCGCCCACGGGACACGTGGAGTTCGCCACCGACGCCGAGCACGCCACCGAACTGCTCGGGCGCCTGGACCGCTTGGCCGAACTTGGCTACGCGGCGGAAAAGATCGCCCCCGGCTACGCCCGGGAGCTGGTGCCGGACCTGGTGGTCCCCGCCGGCTGCGAAATTGTTGCGATCTTCCCCCGCGAGGCCCACTGCTACCCCAACCTGTACATCCGGGCGCGGCTGGCCGAGGCGCGACTGCACAGGCTGCGGGTCCTCGCCGGGGTGGGGGTGGAGCGCCTCGCGGGCACGGCTTCCGGAGCCCAGGTGGTCCTCAGCGACGGGTCGACGATCCTGGTTGACCACGTCGTCAGCGCAGCCGGCCGGTGGACCAATTCGATAACTGCCGCAGCGGGCCTGGGGCCGGTCATGACCGACTATCGGGAACCTGGCGACGTCACGGTGGGCTATCTTGCCGTCACGAACCCGCTGTCCGCCGACATCACCAGGCTGGTCACCAGCCCGGAACTCAATGTCAGGCCGGCCGGAGGAGGGAGGCTGATGCTCCAGGCCCTGGACCTTGACGCCACGGCCGAGCCGGACAGCACGCCGGACGCAAAATCACCGCTGGCCGCCGAATTCACCCGCCGGCTCCAGGCAATGCTGCGCAACACCGGGAATGCCTCCATCAGCGAACTGGGCGTTGGCCGGCGCGCCATGCCTGCCGACGGCCGGAGCGTCATCGGTACAGTGGCCGGCGAACCTTGGCTGTATCTGGTCGCCACGCACAGCGGCGTGACCCTGGCACCCCTGCTGGGTGCCGGCGTCGTGGCCGAAATCCATG